GCTACGGCCTCGACCACACGGCCCGCCGGTTCCGGGCGTCCTGGTTCTCCCGCCTCGACCTCGTCGTCGCCCTCGACGCGGGACACCTGCGGGAACTGCGCCGCCTCGCGCCCACGGAACAGGACGCGGCCAAGGTGCGGCTGCTGCGGTCCTACGACCCCGCCGCCGACCGCGCCGACCTCGACGTACCGGACCCCTACTACGGGGGCGCGGACGGCTTCGACGCATGCCTTGAGATGGTGGAGGCGGCGAGCACCGGACTGCTCGCCGCGGTACGCGAGCAAGTGGAAGGACGGGCGGCATGAGTGATTCCGCTACCAACGACGGATTCGGCACGGACGAGGACGGCCGTCCGCACACCGGGGACGGCACGCGCGCCGTGCGGGCCGGACTGCCCGAGCCCGTCAAGCACGAGCCGACGTTGCCCGGCCCCGTCTTCGCCGCCCACTTCCACCTGCCGGGTGAGCCGACCGGACCGTACACCTACGGCCGCGACGAGAACCCGACCTGGACCCGTCTCGAGAGCGCCATCGGTGAGCTGGAGGCGCCCGGGCGGGACGACGTCGAGACGCTCGTGTTCGCCTCCGGCATGGCCGCGATCTCCGCGGTGCTCTTCTCGCAGCTGCGCGCCGGTGACGTGGCCGTTCTGCCCGAGGACGGCTATCAGGTGCTGCCCCTGGTCCGCGCCCAGCTGGAGGCGTACGGCATCGAGGTGCGCACCGCGCCGACCGGCGGGGACGCCCAGCTCGGCGCCCTGGACGGGGCGAAGCTGCTGTGGATCGAGACGCCCTCGAACCCCGGGCTGGACGTCTGCGACGTCCGGCGGCTGGCCGAGGCGGCCCACGCGCGCGGCGCCCTGGTGGCCGTCGACAACACGCTGGCCACCCCGCTCGGGCAGCGCCCGCTGGAGCTCGGCGCCGACTTCTCGGTGGCCAGCGGCACCAAGCAGCTCACCGGCCACGGCGACGTCCTCCTCGGCTACGTGGCCGGCCGCGACGCCGCCGCCATGAGCGCCGTACGGCGCTGGCGCAAGATCGTCGGCGCGATTCCCGGCCCCATGGAGGCCTGGCTCGCACACCGCTCGATCGCCACCCTGCAGCTGCGCGTGGACCGGCAGAACGCCACGGCGCTGAAGGTGGCCGAAGCCCTGCGGACGCGCCCCGAGGTCACCGGGCTGCGGTACCCGGGGCTGCCGGACGACCCTTCGCACAGGATCGCCTCGCAGCAGATGCTGCGCTACGGGTGCGTCGTCTCCTTCACGCTGCCCTCACGCGCGCGTGCCGATCGTTTCCTGGAGACCTTGCGGCTGGTGGAGGGCGCGACGAGCTTCGGCGGGGTGCGGTCCACGGCCGAGCGGCGCGGCCGCTGGGGCGGAGACGCGGTACCGGAGGGCTTCGTCCGGCTCTCGGTCGGTGCGGAGGACCCGGAGGACCTGGTGGCCGATCTGCTGCGCGCGCTGGAGGAATCGGCGGACTGATCGCGGCCGCACTCCTCCGTGACGTGCGGCCCGGATACGACGGACGGTCCGAGCCTCCCCCCTCGTGGCTCGGACCGTCCTCCGGTTCTGCGCGCGAAGAACCGCGCGATTAAGGCTAGTTGACTCTGTGTCAGTGTCCAATCACGGTAACGACAGCGACCTATCGACATATTTATAGTTGAACGCGGCCGGAAGGCTGGAGGAGAACAGCAGAGGGGGAGGGCTGCCGTGGATCTGGCCTTGCTGCGCACTTTCGTGACCGTGCACCGAGCCGGTTCCTTCACGCGCGCGGCGGCCTTGCTGGGCCTCTCCCAGCCGGCCGTCACCTCGCAGATCCGCACGCTGGAGCGGCAGCTCGGCCGCCCTCTGTTCCTGCGCCAGGCCCGGGGTGTGACACCGACGACCATCGGTGACGAGCTCGCCCACAAGACCGCGCCGCATCTGGACGCCCTGGTGGAGATCACGGAGACCGGGCTGGAGGACGACTCGTCCCTGCGCTCCCTGCATCTCGCCGGGCCTCCCGAGTTCACCGCCGAGCGAGCACTGCCCGCGCTCACGCGGCTCACCGGCGAGGACGGTCAGGCCTTCGCCCTGCGTGCCTCGTTCGGGAACGCGGAGGAGATCATGGAGGGACTGGCCGCCGGGCATCACGATCTGGCCATCGGCACGGCCCGGCCGCGCGGCGCGCTGCTCACGGCGACTCCGCTCTGCGACGAGGAGCACGTCCTGATCGCCGCACCCCAGTGGGCGGTGATGGCCGGCGACGAGAGGCCTCACCGCAGCGCCGCACTCGCTCTGCAGCACATCCCCGTGGTCGAGGTGCACGAATCGCTGCCCTTCGTCGCCCGCTACTGGGCATCCGTCTTCGACGCCCGTCCGGCGTCTCCGGGCTCGATCGTCGTCCCCGACCTGCGTGCGGTACTCGCCTGCACGGTCGCCGGCGCCGGACTCGCGGTCCTGCCCCGCTATCTGTGCGCCGACGCGCTGGAGCGCGGTGACGTCGTCGCCCTGCACGAACCGGTGGTGCCGCCGCTGCGGACGTACTTCTTGATCGTGCGCACCGGCACCTTGGCGATGTCGCACGTCGCCCGGGCCCACGAGTGGTTGCTGCGCGCGGCCTCCGGCTGGAACTGAGTCCGCGGAACCGCAGGACGCCCGCGATGTTTCACGTGGAACCAGCCGGGCCACATTTCTCCCATGACCGTCCGACCCGTGGTCAAGCGCACCGCCCGCGCCGTCCTGCTGGACGGCGACAACCTGATCCTGATCAAGCGCACCAAGCCCGGCGTCGATCCCTACTGGGTCACTCCCGGAGGCGGGGTCGAGCCGGACGACACCACCGTCGTGGACGCCCTGCACCGCGAGGTGTACGAGGAACTCGGCGCCAAGATCTCCGACGTGGTCCCCTGCTTCGTGGACACGGTGGAGCACATCGGCGAGGACGACGGCGCAACCGGCGTGAAGGTGCAGCACTTCTTCGTCTGCCGTCTGGAGTCCATGGATCCGTCCCTGCGGCACGGCCCCGAGGTCGACGAGCCCGCCGGCGAGTACGAGATCGTCCGGGTGCCGTTCACCAGGGTCGGGATCGCCTCCGTCCACCTCGTACCGCTGTCGTTGCGGCACTATCTGGACGGCAACATCGAGGGTGTGCGCGCGATGCACGCTCCCGACCTCGGCTGACCGAGCGGCGAGCGACGAGCGTCGGGGGCGGCCTGTCGGTCCGCACGGCGTCCCGCACGTGGCGGGCCGCTCTGCGCACCACCGCGACATGGCCAAAAGATCGCCTCTTCCAGCGGAAAGTGGTGGACGCGGAGGGCCCCCGTCGGACAGCCTGACCTGCGTGCCGACACCTTCCCTCGCCTCGCTGCCGATCCGCCGTCTGACGCTCCGCGACCTCACCGCGTGCGCCGACCTGTCCGAGGACCGGGGGTGGCCCCGCGAGGAGCACAAGTGGGGCTTCCTCCTCACGGCCGGGAAGGGCTACGGCATCGACGATCCCGCCGGCGGCCTGGTCAGCGCCTGTGCGGTCACCGAGTACGGACCCCACGAGCGACCCTCCCTCGCCGCCCTCGGCATGGTGCTCGTCGCCGAGCGGCACGCCCGCCAGGGGGTCGGACGGCGCCTGATGCGTCATGTCGTCGCCGCGCTGGGGACGACCCCTCTGACGCTGCACGCGACCCCGTACGGCCGGCCGCTCTACGAGGAGCTCGGCTTCAAGGCCACGGGGCGGGCGGAGATGGTGCGCGGGCGTTTCACTCCGGGCGGGTCGGAGCCCGCCGTCGCCACGCGCGCGGCCACGGCCGAGGACCTCCCCGCGATCCTCCGGATCGACGAGGAGGTGTTCGGCGCCGATCGCACCCACATCATCACGCGGCTGCCCGCCTTCGCGGACCAGCTGCGCGTCGCCGAGGAGAACGGCCGCCTCACCGGGTACGCGGCGGCCTGGCCCAACATGGACACCCATGTCGTGGGCCCCTTGATCGCCCGTGACACCGAGACCGCCAAGGCGCTGCTCGCTTCCCTCGCCGCCCGCACGGACCGTCCGCTGCGCACGGACATCGACGTACGGCACGAAGAGCTGCTGGGCTGGGCCCGTGAACGCGGATTCGCCTCCGTCGCGTTCAACTCGGTCATGACGTACGGCATCACGGAGCTGCCCGGGGACTGGACCCGGCGGTTCGCCCCACTGACGGTGGCGGCGGGCTGACCGGCGGGCAGGTACGCGCGGTACGACGGCGGTCGTACGAAGAAGCCGGTTCCCGGTGGCATCCCGG
This region of Streptomyces ambofaciens ATCC 23877 genomic DNA includes:
- a CDS encoding low molecular weight protein-tyrosine-phosphatase, coding for MTYRVCFVCTGNICRSPMAEAVFHARVQDAGLDGLVEADSAGTDGWHEGEGADPRTLAVLEENGYGLDHTARRFRASWFSRLDLVVALDAGHLRELRRLAPTEQDAAKVRLLRSYDPAADRADLDVPDPYYGGADGFDACLEMVEAASTGLLAAVREQVEGRAA
- a CDS encoding cystathionine gamma-lyase — translated: MSDSATNDGFGTDEDGRPHTGDGTRAVRAGLPEPVKHEPTLPGPVFAAHFHLPGEPTGPYTYGRDENPTWTRLESAIGELEAPGRDDVETLVFASGMAAISAVLFSQLRAGDVAVLPEDGYQVLPLVRAQLEAYGIEVRTAPTGGDAQLGALDGAKLLWIETPSNPGLDVCDVRRLAEAAHARGALVAVDNTLATPLGQRPLELGADFSVASGTKQLTGHGDVLLGYVAGRDAAAMSAVRRWRKIVGAIPGPMEAWLAHRSIATLQLRVDRQNATALKVAEALRTRPEVTGLRYPGLPDDPSHRIASQQMLRYGCVVSFTLPSRARADRFLETLRLVEGATSFGGVRSTAERRGRWGGDAVPEGFVRLSVGAEDPEDLVADLLRALEESAD
- a CDS encoding LysR family transcriptional regulator; its protein translation is MDLALLRTFVTVHRAGSFTRAAALLGLSQPAVTSQIRTLERQLGRPLFLRQARGVTPTTIGDELAHKTAPHLDALVEITETGLEDDSSLRSLHLAGPPEFTAERALPALTRLTGEDGQAFALRASFGNAEEIMEGLAAGHHDLAIGTARPRGALLTATPLCDEEHVLIAAPQWAVMAGDERPHRSAALALQHIPVVEVHESLPFVARYWASVFDARPASPGSIVVPDLRAVLACTVAGAGLAVLPRYLCADALERGDVVALHEPVVPPLRTYFLIVRTGTLAMSHVARAHEWLLRAASGWN
- a CDS encoding NUDIX domain-containing protein, which gives rise to MTVRPVVKRTARAVLLDGDNLILIKRTKPGVDPYWVTPGGGVEPDDTTVVDALHREVYEELGAKISDVVPCFVDTVEHIGEDDGATGVKVQHFFVCRLESMDPSLRHGPEVDEPAGEYEIVRVPFTRVGIASVHLVPLSLRHYLDGNIEGVRAMHAPDLG
- a CDS encoding GNAT family N-acetyltransferase: MPTPSLASLPIRRLTLRDLTACADLSEDRGWPREEHKWGFLLTAGKGYGIDDPAGGLVSACAVTEYGPHERPSLAALGMVLVAERHARQGVGRRLMRHVVAALGTTPLTLHATPYGRPLYEELGFKATGRAEMVRGRFTPGGSEPAVATRAATAEDLPAILRIDEEVFGADRTHIITRLPAFADQLRVAEENGRLTGYAAAWPNMDTHVVGPLIARDTETAKALLASLAARTDRPLRTDIDVRHEELLGWARERGFASVAFNSVMTYGITELPGDWTRRFAPLTVAAG